In one window of Candidatus Omnitrophota bacterium DNA:
- a CDS encoding cation:proton antiporter — MESPFTIAALWLGLAVLSTIVAYHLRMSIALVEICVGVVAAAVADHFWGPDALGSNLEWLRFLAATGAVLLTFLAGAELDPRVIRTKWKEVLTVGIFGFLAPFLGCAALARLVLHWDPQASWLAGVALSTTSMAVVYAVMLETGFNKTEFGKGILGACFVNDLGTVLVLGLLFAPFTHKTVIFVAVSGAVLAAFPFFTSLLTKIYGNRTAAIRAKWVMLVLFGLGALAYWSGSEAVLPAYIAGILLAEFAVKEEHWVKRFRTLTVGFLTPFYFLRAGSLVSVPALVTGPFIFLILLAGKVVSKIFGLYPVISRFRQEHSERWFYTLMMSTGLTFGTISALYGFSHGIVTREQYSFLVAAVIASAVIPTMIANIAFLPKHLLLKTRKGHPMGKISEGGIDEE, encoded by the coding sequence ATGGAAAGTCCGTTTACAATTGCCGCGCTTTGGCTTGGTCTCGCCGTTTTATCAACAATTGTTGCTTATCATTTGAGAATGTCAATTGCCCTTGTAGAAATTTGTGTGGGGGTTGTCGCCGCTGCGGTGGCCGATCATTTTTGGGGACCAGATGCCTTGGGCAGTAATCTCGAATGGTTGCGGTTTTTGGCGGCAACGGGAGCTGTTTTGTTGACCTTTTTGGCCGGGGCGGAGCTGGATCCGCGGGTCATTCGAACAAAATGGAAAGAGGTCCTCACCGTTGGCATTTTCGGATTTTTGGCGCCGTTCTTGGGATGCGCGGCGCTGGCGCGTTTAGTTCTTCATTGGGATCCTCAAGCCAGTTGGCTGGCGGGAGTGGCGCTTTCAACAACCTCAATGGCCGTTGTGTATGCTGTTATGCTGGAGACGGGTTTCAATAAAACAGAGTTCGGCAAAGGGATCCTGGGGGCCTGTTTTGTCAATGATTTGGGGACCGTCTTGGTCCTGGGGCTTTTGTTTGCTCCCTTTACGCATAAAACGGTTATTTTTGTCGCCGTGAGCGGCGCAGTTTTAGCCGCGTTCCCGTTTTTCACCTCATTGCTGACGAAAATTTATGGCAACAGAACGGCCGCCATCCGGGCCAAGTGGGTGATGTTGGTTTTATTCGGCCTGGGAGCTTTGGCCTATTGGTCCGGAAGTGAGGCTGTCTTGCCCGCCTATATCGCCGGGATCCTCTTGGCTGAATTTGCGGTCAAGGAGGAGCATTGGGTCAAACGTTTTCGGACCCTCACCGTCGGTTTTCTTACGCCGTTTTATTTTCTCCGGGCGGGATCGCTTGTTTCGGTACCGGCCCTGGTCACCGGCCCGTTTATTTTCTTGATTTTATTGGCAGGCAAGGTCGTTTCCAAAATTTTTGGGTTATATCCGGTCATTAGCCGTTTTCGCCAGGAACATTCAGAACGATGGTTTTACACGCTGATGATGTCCACCGGCTTGACATTCGGGACGATCTCCGCCCTTTACGGCTTTTCTCACGGTATCGTCACGCGAGAACAATACTCCTTTCTTGTCGCGGCCGTGATTGCCAGTGCGGTGATTCCCACCATGATCGCAAATATCGCATTTTTGCCAAAGCACCTTCTTCTTAAAACCAGGAAGGGACATCCTATGGGAAAAATATCAGAGGGGGGGATTGATGAAGAATGA
- a CDS encoding DUF924 family protein, translating to MDKIEQILQFWFRGLSDETAVDRKVPPFSLWFAKNDDFDREIRDTFGADWEKASRREYREWEDTPRGRLALIILFDQFSRNMFRNTPKMFATDPLALELALRSIPEGADIRLQLIERTFAYMPLMHSEELQVQKLALERFQSLVDEARLKIPGNVSYYEYSLGYARRHHDIIERFGRFPHRNLVLNRISTPEEIEFLRKPGSGF from the coding sequence ATGGATAAAATTGAGCAAATTCTGCAGTTTTGGTTCCGAGGACTCAGCGATGAGACGGCCGTTGACCGCAAAGTCCCGCCGTTCAGCCTCTGGTTCGCCAAGAACGATGATTTCGACCGGGAGATCCGCGACACCTTCGGGGCCGACTGGGAGAAGGCCAGCCGCCGGGAATACCGTGAATGGGAAGACACCCCCCGGGGACGGCTGGCGCTCATCATCCTGTTTGACCAGTTTTCCCGAAATATGTTCCGCAACACGCCGAAGATGTTCGCGACCGATCCCCTGGCCCTGGAACTGGCTCTCCGGTCCATTCCGGAGGGCGCGGACATCCGCCTGCAACTCATCGAAAGGACGTTCGCTTACATGCCGCTCATGCATTCCGAGGAACTGCAGGTCCAGAAACTGGCCCTGGAACGGTTCCAATCTCTGGTTGACGAAGCCCGTTTGAAAATCCCCGGCAATGTTTCTTATTACGAGTATTCTCTCGGTTACGCCCGGAGGCACCATGACATCATTGAGCGTTTCGGGCGTTTTCCGCACCGGAACCTTGTCCTGAACCGGATCTCCACTCCGGAGGAAATCGAGTTTTTGCGCAAACCAGGATCGGGTTTCTGA
- a CDS encoding ATP-binding protein — protein sequence MSRISEPQELIDVSRLAGKAIGDYDMIQEGDRIAVAVSGGKDSISLLHVLRHRQKVAPIQFEVAAVHVDFEFVDFNPQKLVEYLEQEGFPYYVERAESLKGEKWEEIDCFRWSRSRRRALFEFAGRMGFNKIAFGHHLDDIVETILLNQFYRGEISAMRPKQALFGGKVVIIRPLAYEREENMVLLAGKLGIEAIGGQSKCANDETSHRMLIKQMLRRMEQDNRQLVWNIFNSLRNIKSDYLLEPSGSSHG from the coding sequence ATGTCCAGAATCAGCGAACCCCAGGAACTCATAGACGTCTCCCGCCTGGCCGGGAAGGCGATCGGGGATTATGACATGATCCAGGAAGGGGACCGGATCGCCGTCGCTGTTTCCGGCGGGAAAGACAGCATCTCTCTGTTGCACGTTCTGCGTCACCGGCAAAAAGTCGCTCCAATCCAATTCGAGGTCGCGGCCGTTCATGTGGATTTCGAGTTCGTGGATTTCAACCCCCAAAAGCTGGTCGAGTACCTGGAGCAGGAGGGCTTCCCCTATTATGTCGAACGGGCCGAGTCGTTGAAAGGCGAGAAATGGGAAGAGATCGACTGTTTCCGCTGGTCGCGCAGCCGCCGTCGCGCCCTTTTCGAATTTGCCGGCCGCATGGGGTTCAACAAGATCGCATTCGGCCATCATCTTGATGACATCGTGGAGACGATCCTCTTGAACCAGTTTTACCGCGGCGAGATCAGCGCCATGCGGCCTAAACAGGCGCTCTTCGGCGGCAAGGTCGTGATCATCCGTCCGCTGGCTTATGAGCGGGAGGAGAACATGGTCCTCTTGGCCGGGAAACTGGGGATCGAGGCCATCGGCGGCCAGTCCAAATGCGCCAACGACGAGACGTCCCACCGGATGCTCATCAAGCAGATGCTGCGGCGGATGGAGCAGGACAACCGCCAACTGGTTTGGAATATTTTCAACAGTCTGAGGAACATCAAGTCCGATTATCTTCTGGAGCCCTCTGGATCTTCGCATGGATAA
- a CDS encoding DUF3332 family protein, which yields MKKAILGVMIAAFLVTGCTGSFNLTRKVYNFHRSQQPDKWMDELCFLVVTLIPVYSIATFADAIIFNSIEFWTGENPVDMADAKTVTQGREEVVISYDKATDQITVLPKANGQEKQALVLERLDDHRVAVKDQAGTVLYVSAKGPEGDISVYDKDNKLVKNYSAKDVAIMKETLSKN from the coding sequence TTGAAAAAAGCAATCCTGGGTGTCATGATCGCCGCGTTTTTGGTCACGGGCTGTACGGGTTCTTTCAACCTGACCCGCAAGGTTTACAACTTCCATCGTTCTCAGCAGCCTGACAAGTGGATGGACGAGCTGTGTTTCCTCGTTGTCACGCTGATCCCGGTGTACAGCATCGCGACGTTCGCGGACGCCATCATTTTCAATTCCATCGAATTCTGGACCGGGGAAAATCCGGTGGACATGGCGGACGCCAAAACGGTCACGCAGGGCAGAGAGGAAGTTGTGATCTCCTACGACAAGGCCACCGATCAGATCACCGTTCTCCCCAAGGCCAACGGCCAGGAGAAACAGGCCCTGGTTTTGGAGAGGCTTGACGATCACCGGGTGGCTGTCAAGGACCAGGCCGGAACGGTCCTGTATGTCTCAGCCAAAGGACCCGAAGGGGACATCTCGGTCTATGACAAGGACAACAAGCTGGTGAAGAATTATTCCGCCAAGGACGTGGCGATCATGAAGGAAACGCTCTCCAAGAATTGA
- a CDS encoding SAM-dependent methyltransferase, giving the protein MNPRLYLIPSFISDSESPASLPGHVAKVAAGLRVFVVEEERSARRFLKKLDPQFPLQECVFFVLDEHAAAADAGKIMDGLQGRDAGLISEAGCPCVADPGSDLVRLAHQSGREVVPLAGASSFLLALMASGLNGQNFAFNGYLPREQAERLKKIRALEQRSAAEQQTQIFMETPYRNKHVFDDVLAACAPGTLLCIAADLTGPAQYVKTMPVREWKTASPPIEKSPAVFLIQKPSRP; this is encoded by the coding sequence ATGAATCCACGGCTTTATCTGATCCCCAGTTTTATCAGCGATTCGGAGTCTCCTGCCAGCCTCCCGGGCCACGTGGCGAAGGTCGCCGCGGGGCTTCGCGTGTTTGTTGTGGAAGAGGAACGCTCAGCCCGGCGGTTTTTGAAAAAATTGGACCCGCAGTTTCCTCTGCAAGAATGCGTTTTTTTTGTCCTGGATGAACACGCGGCCGCGGCAGATGCGGGGAAGATCATGGACGGCCTGCAGGGTCGTGATGCCGGGCTGATTTCCGAGGCCGGCTGTCCGTGCGTGGCGGACCCGGGATCGGACCTTGTGCGGCTGGCGCACCAGAGCGGGAGAGAGGTTGTCCCTCTGGCCGGGGCGTCGTCGTTCCTGCTGGCGCTGATGGCGTCCGGGCTCAACGGGCAGAATTTCGCGTTTAACGGCTATCTTCCCCGGGAACAGGCAGAGCGTTTGAAAAAGATCAGGGCCCTTGAACAGCGTTCAGCGGCCGAGCAGCAAACGCAGATTTTTATGGAGACCCCGTACCGTAATAAGCATGTTTTTGATGACGTCCTGGCCGCCTGCGCTCCCGGGACGCTTCTCTGCATTGCCGCGGACCTGACCGGCCCGGCCCAGTATGTCAAGACCATGCCTGTCCGGGAATGGAAAACGGCGTCCCCGCCGATTGAAAAAAGTCCTGCGGTTTTCTTGATCCAAAAGCCATCCCGGCCGTGA